From a single Drosophila sulfurigaster albostrigata strain 15112-1811.04 chromosome 3, ASM2355843v2, whole genome shotgun sequence genomic region:
- the LOC133846214 gene encoding uncharacterized protein LOC133846214 — MFLRRCCFCVPLRTASEIIGTLYLGFFFTEMSVHGQQSIFICAKSQKWDVLQAALLTSGVISSLMLIYGSYKENRCFVLVWLIDFLIIFIAYVVLTILDVVIYHPLLVIIIIECCILVSMLYALIVVSSFYRLLRSLATEAVQI, encoded by the exons ATGTTCCTTCGGCGCTGCTGTTTTTGTGTGCCACTTCGAACTGCTTCTGAAATCATTGGCACCTTGTACCTGGGCTTCTTCTTTACCGAGATGTCCGTTCATGGTCAACAgtcaatttttatat GCGCTAAGAGCCAAAAATGGGATGTGCTACAAGCAGCTCTTCTAACATCAGGCGTCATCTCTTCATTGATGTTAATCTATGGTTCTTATAAG GAAAATCGATGCTTTGTCTTGGTCTGGCTAATAGACTTTCTCATCATATTCATAGCGTATGTGGTGTTGACCATTCTAGATGTTGTGATATATCATCCCCTGTTAGTCATCATTATAATTGAGTGTTGTATATTGG TATCTATGCTTTATGCTCTGATTGTTGTTAGCTCCTTTTATCGTCTTCTTCGATCGCTTGCGACCGAAGCCGttcaaatttaa
- the LOC133846212 gene encoding uncharacterized protein LOC133846212, protein MACRCKYFVKLLNKCCFCFSLRTGTLLLGCVFLTWFIYLCLGSAFMMECIFPNEYMHETKGPPAAPKTTMVFSFFGIIASAMVCIGVHNNNELLFVPFLALTPFYIFAHVMAMILYSFVWIIITLFVITIVVLIYAWIVIYSYFTELRYAYDEDLPQQTYI, encoded by the exons ATGGCCTGTCGCTGCAAGTACTTTGTAAAGCTGCTGAATAagtgctgtttctgtttctcaCTGCGTACTGGCACATTATTGCTGGGTTGTGTATTCCTGACATGGTTCATCTACCTTTGCCTGGGCAGTGCCTTCATGATGGAGTGCATCTTCCCCAATGAGTATATGCACGAGACAAAGGGCCCACCGGCTGCCCCAAAGACAACAATGGTCTTCTCCTTCTTTGGCATCATTGCGTCTGCAATGGTTTGCATCGGAGTGCACAAT aaCAACGAGCTGCTTTTCGTACCATTTCTGGCGTTAACACCGTTCTATATTTTCGCCCACGTTATGGCCATGATATTGTATTCCTTCGTTTGGATTATAATAACTCTATTTGTAATTACAATTG TTGTTCTTATCTACGCATGGATCGTGATCTACTCCTATTTCACCGAACTGCGCTATGCGTATGACGAAGATCTGCCGCAACAGACTTATATTTGA